One stretch of Podospora pseudoanserina strain CBS 124.78 chromosome 4, whole genome shotgun sequence DNA includes these proteins:
- a CDS encoding hypothetical protein (EggNog:ENOG503P0A2; COG:G; CAZy:CBM50), with protein MLSSTSTLVLLGGLFSAVAAGKPASVVKARDGLTPSLPYDPNTTSQCFWWADITSATTCDTIVRDNYITLEELRRWNPSLASTSGCTLQVGRSYCVEAIDDSEPSPGPSSTSTSSTTSVSSALTSSSSTVVVTTSTSSSSTVAPPVTTTKPGNGITTPTPTQATIVDNCDAFHFVTTGQTCEVVASLYRISQDQFKAWNPSVGASCTGLWANAYACVSIIGHEPSPTTPGNGITTPTPTQATIVNNCDEFYFVVSGDTCESVAAKHGITQAQFLSWNPSVGSTCTGLWGNAYACVSIIGHTPTKPTTTTSAGNGIATPTPIQPNMVKNCDLFYKVKSGDTCAAIAASKGITVAQFTSWNPYVGSGCTLLWLDYYVCISIVGHTPTPVNPGNGIQTPTPYQDGMTSSCKTFHFVQSGQTCQTITQRYGITQANFVRWNPAVRNDCTGMWANAYVCVAVL; from the exons ATGTTGTCCTCAACATCTAcccttgtcctccttggtgGTCTTTTCTCGGCTGTGGCCGCTGGAAAACCTGCCTCCGTGGTAAAGGCTCGCGACGGCCTCACGCCGTCGCTTCCCTATGACCCAAACACGACAAGCCAGTGTTTTTGGTGGGCTGATATCACCTCAGCCACCACCTGCGACACCATTGTCAGGGACAACTACATCACTCTGGAAGAACTGAGGCGCTGG AACCCATCACTTGCTAGCACCTCAGGCTGTACCTTGCAGGTCGGAAGGTCGTACTGCGTTGAGGCCATTGATGACTCGGAGCCTTCGCCAGGACCctcgtcaacctcaacctcgagcaCAACGAGCGTGTCCTCCGCCTTGACTTCCAGTTCCAGCACTGTCGTTGTGAccacctccacttcctcttcatctaCTGTCGCTCCCCCAGTAACAACCACGAAGCCCGGAAATGGTATCACCACGCCTACCCCCACGCAGGCCACCATTGTTGACAACTGTGACGCTTTCCACTTTGTCACGACCGGCCAGACCTGCGAGGTGGTTGCTTCGCTCTACCGGATCTCTCAGGATCAGTTCAAAGCGTGGAACCCCAGCGTGGGTGCTTCTTGCACTGGACTGTGGGCTAATGCTTACGCTTGTGTATCCATCATCGGCCATGAGCCGTCGCCCACCACACCCGGcaacggcatcaccacccctaCCCCAACTCAGGCCACCATTGTCAACAACTGCGATGAGTTCTATTTCGTCGTGAGCGGTGACACTTGCGAGAGTGTAGCAGCAAAGCACGGCATCACCCAGGCTCAGTTCCTCAGCTGGAACCCAAGCGTAGGCTCAACCTGCACTGGACTCTGGGGCAACGCCTACGCCTGCGTCTCCATCATCGGCCACACCCCTACCAagcctaccaccaccactagcGCCGGCAATGGCATCGCCACCCCTACCCCTATCCAACCCAACATGGTCAAGAACTGCGATCTTTTCTACAAGGTCAAGTCGGGAGACACCTGTGCCGCTATCGCCGCGTCAAAGGGAATCACCGTGGCCCAATTTACCTCTTGGAATCCCTATGTTGGGTCTGGCTGCACTCTCTTGTGGTTGGATTATTATGTTTGCATCTCCATTGTTGGACACACCCCCACGCCTGTCAACCCGGGCAATGGTATTCAGACGCCTACCCCGTATCAGGATGGAATGACTAGCTCGTGCAAGACCTTCCACTTTGTCCAGTCTGGCCAGACTTGCCAGACCATCACTCAGCGCTACGGGATTACTCAGGCAAACTTTGTGAGGTGGAATCCGGCTGTTAGGAACGACTGCACTGGCATGTGGGCCAATGCCTATGTCTGTGTTGCTGTTTTGTAG